The Halorussus limi genome includes a region encoding these proteins:
- a CDS encoding HalOD1 output domain-containing protein produces the protein MSHERENRDICRYSIEGNEPLSLAVINCVSKMDDDKPEARPPLHEAIDPEALDNLFRNRRNGEVTFTYLDYEITVDGDAVTITRRLEERPVGAD, from the coding sequence ATGAGTCATGAGAGAGAAAACCGAGACATCTGTCGATATTCAATCGAGGGGAACGAGCCACTCAGTCTCGCAGTTATCAACTGTGTCTCGAAGATGGACGACGACAAACCCGAGGCTCGACCACCGCTACACGAGGCGATAGACCCAGAGGCCCTCGACAATCTATTTCGAAACCGGAGAAACGGAGAGGTGACGTTCACGTATCTGGATTACGAGATAACAGTCGATGGCGACGCTGTAACCATTACTCGGCGGCTTGAAGAACGGCCAGTGGGTGCTGACTAA
- a CDS encoding FAD-dependent oxidoreductase — MTLATVSRYNSNQLGEKSGNAVVIGASMAGLLAARILADRFLEVTVIERDRLASEPVVRRGVPQGAHPHALLEAGRATLEDLFPGYGEDLVSAGGVVVDFASDVRFYSEGDFLARGSTPMKTYSATRPLIEQVVRQHVSELDGVHIRSGCQVTDYFLDDTATVVEGVVVRDGSDRTNVTADLVVDATGRTSRTPTWLENHGYTPPELDEVRIDVAYSTTFIERPAGDLRTFLVPPSAPHTRGGMAAPVEGNRWVVSVHGVHGDHPPADSAGFAKFAASLLTPEVKHLLDGHRQITGNIEQYPFPTNRRYRYGDLDRFPDGLVVIGDAIASFNPIYGQGMSVAALEALVLHHTLAAGDCENLALRFFDQAEEVIDMAWMLAAGSDFAFPQTTGPKPRGTDLISWYLSRLAQKAHTDSTLSSAFFQVLTMERPPTALLRPRSMWRVFKPTS; from the coding sequence ATGACCTTAGCAACGGTTTCGCGGTACAACAGCAACCAACTGGGAGAGAAGAGTGGAAATGCAGTGGTGATTGGGGCGAGTATGGCCGGACTGCTCGCGGCCCGCATCTTAGCTGATAGATTTCTCGAAGTGACGGTCATCGAACGTGATCGACTGGCCAGCGAGCCAGTTGTTCGCCGAGGAGTGCCCCAGGGCGCCCATCCCCACGCACTACTCGAAGCCGGGCGGGCAACGTTGGAGGATCTGTTCCCGGGCTACGGCGAGGATCTCGTCTCGGCCGGAGGAGTCGTCGTCGATTTCGCCAGCGATGTGCGCTTCTACAGTGAAGGGGACTTCCTCGCTCGTGGTTCAACTCCGATGAAGACCTACTCCGCAACCCGGCCGTTGATCGAGCAAGTCGTCCGACAACACGTTTCCGAACTCGATGGCGTTCACATTCGCTCGGGCTGCCAGGTCACCGATTACTTCCTCGACGACACGGCAACGGTCGTGGAAGGAGTGGTCGTCCGTGATGGTTCGGACCGGACGAATGTCACCGCCGACCTGGTCGTGGATGCCACCGGGCGGACGAGTCGGACCCCGACGTGGCTCGAAAACCACGGCTACACACCACCGGAACTCGACGAGGTGCGCATCGACGTGGCCTACAGCACCACCTTCATCGAGCGACCTGCTGGCGACCTCCGCACCTTTCTCGTTCCGCCGTCCGCACCGCACACCCGCGGTGGCATGGCTGCGCCGGTCGAAGGAAACCGTTGGGTAGTGAGCGTGCACGGTGTCCACGGCGACCACCCACCAGCGGACTCCGCGGGATTCGCGAAATTCGCAGCGAGCCTCCTGACACCCGAGGTCAAGCACCTCCTCGACGGTCATCGACAGATTACCGGGAACATCGAACAGTATCCGTTCCCGACGAATAGACGGTACCGCTACGGGGACCTCGACCGGTTCCCCGATGGACTGGTCGTCATCGGCGACGCGATCGCGAGCTTCAACCCCATCTACGGCCAGGGTATGTCTGTGGCGGCTCTGGAAGCACTTGTGCTTCACCACACTCTAGCTGCGGGCGATTGCGAGAATCTCGCGCTTCGGTTTTTCGATCAGGCCGAAGAGGTAATCGACATGGCGTGGATGTTGGCGGCAGGAAGCGACTTCGCGTTTCCGCAAACCACCGGCCCCAAACCTCGTGGCACCGACCTCATTAGCTGGTATCTCTCTCGGTTGGCACAGAAAGCTCATACGGACAGCACGCTGTCCAGTGCGTTCTTTCAGGTGCTAACGATGGAACGACCACCGACCGCATTACTGCGTCCGAGGAGTATGTGGCGCGTGTTCAAACCGACCAGCTGA
- a CDS encoding class I SAM-dependent methyltransferase has product MTTEPRAESDTINEQKLTELVETSLVDLGATVHASLAIIGDELGLYAALDNAGPLTSAELAQETDTAERYVREWLRAQAAGRYVTYDPETDRYGLSPEQAYVLADKESPVFMPGAFQLVSSVAKIEPELLEAFRTGEGVGWHEHDEDVFHGTERFFGPSYGAYLLDWIEALGGVDEKLKVGGRIADVGCGHGAPTIRMAEAYPDSTVVGIDYHEESITVARERAETAGVADRVDFEVATAREYDGADYDLVTMFNCFHDMGDPVGVAAHVRETLADDGAWMIVEPYAEDRVEDNLTPFGRLAYSISTVACTPNSLNQEVGYGLGAQAGEDQTREVVTEGGFTRFRRAAETPTSLVFEAKP; this is encoded by the coding sequence ATGACAACTGAACCCCGAGCGGAATCGGACACAATCAACGAACAGAAACTAACCGAACTCGTAGAGACCTCGCTTGTCGACCTCGGCGCGACGGTCCATGCCTCTCTGGCCATCATCGGCGATGAACTCGGTCTCTATGCGGCACTGGACAACGCTGGGCCACTCACGTCCGCCGAGTTAGCCCAAGAAACGGATACCGCAGAACGTTACGTCCGCGAATGGCTACGCGCGCAGGCCGCTGGCAGGTACGTGACCTACGACCCCGAAACTGACCGCTACGGCCTCTCCCCCGAGCAGGCGTACGTCCTGGCCGACAAGGAGAGCCCGGTGTTCATGCCGGGCGCGTTCCAGCTAGTGTCGTCGGTAGCCAAGATCGAACCCGAACTCTTGGAGGCGTTTCGGACGGGCGAGGGTGTCGGCTGGCACGAACACGACGAGGACGTGTTTCACGGCACTGAACGCTTCTTCGGGCCATCCTACGGGGCCTACCTGCTCGACTGGATCGAGGCGCTCGGCGGGGTCGACGAGAAACTGAAAGTAGGCGGCCGGATCGCCGACGTGGGCTGTGGCCACGGGGCACCGACGATCCGCATGGCTGAGGCGTACCCCGACTCGACGGTGGTCGGCATCGACTACCACGAGGAATCGATTACGGTGGCGCGCGAACGGGCGGAAACTGCGGGCGTCGCCGACCGCGTCGACTTCGAGGTGGCGACTGCGAGGGAGTACGACGGAGCCGACTACGACCTCGTCACGATGTTCAACTGCTTCCACGATATGGGTGATCCCGTCGGTGTGGCGGCCCACGTCCGAGAGACCCTCGCCGATGACGGTGCGTGGATGATCGTCGAACCCTACGCCGAGGACCGGGTCGAAGACAATCTCACCCCATTTGGTCGCCTCGCGTACTCGATCTCCACGGTGGCCTGTACGCCGAACTCGCTGAATCAGGAGGTTGGCTACGGGCTCGGCGCTCAAGCGGGAGAGGACCAAACGCGTGAAGTAGTCACCGAAGGTGGGTTTACGCGCTTCCGCCGGGCGGCCGAGACACCGACCAGTTTGGTCTTCGAAGCGAAGCCGTGA
- a CDS encoding heavy-metal-associated domain-containing protein yields the protein MKSLHPLRADTNNSPYNIVHFNRDNTDTTATVTVILREWLQIPMKRKTISVTGMSCNGCEQNVETALQNLDGVSRVEADHEADTVDVVLKDRVSNDDVNATIEQAGYDVVA from the coding sequence TTGAAGAGCCTCCACCCCTTGAGGGCCGACACAAACAACTCTCCGTACAACATTGTCCACTTCAATAGGGATAACACCGATACAACGGCTACCGTAACGGTCATCCTCCGCGAGTGGTTACAGATACCCATGAAGCGAAAGACGATCTCCGTCACCGGGATGTCGTGCAACGGGTGCGAACAGAACGTGGAGACCGCCTTACAGAATCTCGACGGTGTTAGTCGGGTTGAGGCCGACCACGAAGCTGACACGGTCGATGTGGTCCTCAAGGATAGGGTCTCCAACGACGACGTGAACGCAACAATCGAACAAGCTGGCTACGACGTCGTGGCCTAA
- a CDS encoding heavy metal translocating P-type ATPase produces MGTTHEQFNVGGMSCSFCAESIEKAYSRTDGVKDVDVSLAHEEVLVQYDDDLLSEIEVKDTLRDLGYTIRDSDKAKRYEQQQTELADGKRRLLLAGSASIVVVALMGWMILVMKRFESASLTMDLVTLVLALGTMFGSGRYIKQKAFQSLRRGIFNQHVLLEAGAFAGLFGGLLGLFVFPSFPTVHFFAVSVFITTYHILSEYTSLIVRTRTSQAVQRLLDLQPDTARRVGEDGDVEEVPVDDLYVGDNVRVKPGENIPVDGTVIEGKSTVDESVATGESIPEEKADGDEVIGGSVNETGTLLIEVTATGEDAFLNQIAREIEEARAMKPGIIQLADRVLKYFVPAVLTIAALSFLFWVVAPLAWGGGPKVQRGVFAALAVLVLGYPCALGMATPLALIRGGGKAANHGILMRSGDAFQIFPDVNHIVLDKTGTITVGEPAVSEVIVFDAEESNVLATAASAEAFSEHPLADAILDAADEQGVEYGDPDAFDSVTGNGVRATVNGDAVLVGKPGWLSDEGVDLSNCRDDIERLQGRGLTVSGVVRDGDLIGLIGIGDEIKADADETVRRMRDAGITPVMITGDNERTANAVAEEVGIDRVMADVLPDEKREEIGCLQEAGHRVAMVGDGINDAPALTQADIGIAIGAGTDIAIESADIVLMGDRLGGVMDAYEIGTESYRKTRQNLTTAFAFNGIGVAAATTGLVHPVFAMLAMVLSVSAVLANSFAGQFLSGEGVNTEFALDKRTDDDVRDGRAMAD; encoded by the coding sequence ATGGGGACGACACACGAACAATTCAACGTCGGGGGGATGTCCTGCTCGTTCTGTGCCGAAAGCATCGAGAAGGCCTACAGCCGGACCGACGGCGTCAAGGACGTCGACGTGAGTCTTGCCCACGAAGAAGTCCTCGTCCAGTACGACGACGACCTTCTGAGCGAGATCGAGGTGAAGGACACGCTCCGTGACCTCGGCTATACCATCCGCGACTCGGACAAAGCGAAGCGATATGAACAGCAGCAGACCGAACTCGCCGACGGGAAGCGCCGGCTACTGCTCGCTGGCAGCGCCTCTATCGTTGTTGTTGCGCTGATGGGATGGATGATCCTCGTGATGAAGCGCTTCGAGTCGGCATCTCTCACGATGGATCTGGTGACCCTGGTGCTGGCGCTCGGGACGATGTTCGGTTCCGGGCGCTACATCAAACAGAAGGCTTTCCAGAGCCTCCGCAGGGGTATTTTCAATCAGCATGTCCTCCTAGAGGCGGGTGCATTCGCAGGGCTTTTCGGTGGATTGCTCGGCCTGTTCGTCTTCCCGAGCTTCCCGACTGTCCACTTCTTCGCCGTCTCCGTATTCATCACTACCTACCACATCCTCTCTGAGTACACTAGCCTCATCGTCCGCACACGGACCTCACAGGCGGTCCAGCGTCTCCTCGACCTCCAGCCAGACACGGCCCGTCGCGTCGGTGAGGACGGCGACGTCGAGGAGGTTCCTGTCGACGACCTCTACGTCGGCGACAACGTTCGCGTCAAACCCGGCGAGAACATTCCCGTCGATGGGACGGTCATCGAGGGAAAGTCCACGGTCGACGAGTCGGTCGCGACAGGCGAGTCCATCCCTGAGGAGAAGGCCGACGGCGACGAGGTGATTGGCGGCAGCGTCAACGAGACTGGGACGCTGCTCATCGAGGTAACTGCAACCGGGGAGGACGCGTTCCTGAACCAGATCGCCCGCGAAATCGAGGAGGCGCGGGCGATGAAGCCCGGCATCATCCAGCTCGCCGACCGGGTTCTCAAGTATTTCGTCCCGGCCGTTTTGACGATTGCCGCGCTCTCGTTCCTCTTCTGGGTGGTCGCACCGCTCGCGTGGGGCGGTGGCCCTAAGGTCCAGCGCGGGGTCTTCGCGGCGCTGGCTGTCCTCGTCCTGGGGTATCCGTGTGCACTGGGGATGGCCACGCCACTAGCCCTGATTCGGGGCGGTGGGAAGGCGGCGAACCACGGCATCTTGATGCGGTCAGGCGACGCCTTCCAGATATTCCCCGACGTCAACCATATCGTGCTGGACAAGACCGGTACCATCACCGTCGGCGAACCTGCCGTCAGTGAGGTCATTGTATTCGATGCCGAGGAGAGCAACGTACTGGCGACGGCGGCGAGTGCAGAGGCGTTCTCCGAGCACCCACTCGCCGATGCGATCCTCGATGCCGCTGACGAACAGGGCGTCGAGTACGGAGACCCCGATGCCTTTGATTCCGTGACGGGCAATGGCGTTCGGGCGACCGTTAATGGCGACGCGGTGCTGGTCGGCAAACCGGGCTGGCTCAGCGACGAAGGGGTCGACCTGTCGAACTGCCGCGACGACATCGAGCGACTCCAGGGACGCGGCCTCACCGTCTCTGGGGTCGTCCGTGACGGTGACCTCATCGGTCTGATCGGCATCGGCGACGAAATTAAAGCCGACGCCGACGAGACCGTCCGGCGGATGCGCGACGCCGGCATTACGCCCGTGATGATTACCGGCGACAACGAGCGCACCGCGAACGCGGTCGCCGAAGAAGTCGGTATCGACCGCGTCATGGCTGATGTCTTACCCGACGAGAAGCGTGAGGAGATCGGTTGTCTGCAAGAAGCCGGCCACCGCGTCGCAATGGTCGGCGACGGCATCAACGACGCCCCCGCACTCACGCAGGCAGATATCGGAATCGCCATCGGCGCCGGGACCGACATTGCCATCGAATCGGCTGATATCGTCCTGATGGGCGATCGGCTCGGCGGCGTGATGGACGCGTACGAGATCGGCACGGAGAGCTATCGCAAGACTCGTCAGAATCTCACGACAGCCTTCGCGTTCAACGGGATCGGCGTGGCCGCCGCGACGACCGGGCTCGTCCACCCGGTGTTCGCGATGCTCGCGATGGTGCTTTCGGTCTCAGCCGTCCTCGCCAACAGTTTCGCTGGTCAGTTCCTCTCGGGAGAGGGCGTCAACACCGAGTTCGCCCTCGACAAACGCACGGACGATGACGTGAGAGACGGCCGAGCGATGGCTGATTAG
- a CDS encoding ArsR/SmtB family transcription factor: MALLESDVPIREVVTTDPEKAKALENDVRAKILDMLTTEEMTIEEIHDELHRRGEEKAETTVRHHVNVLKDAEMVEIARLEEAGGGTRKYYKSNTRVFSYDLPESSADQLASAQNTTREELAALIETLAEQHGDEIQAVAKEMRPCEYCETQHYEEFVVRELLNRALIDLGETGELDDLLSTVE; this comes from the coding sequence ATGGCGCTCCTCGAATCTGATGTACCGATCCGCGAAGTCGTGACGACGGACCCAGAGAAAGCGAAGGCGCTGGAAAACGACGTCCGGGCGAAGATCCTCGACATGCTCACGACCGAAGAAATGACGATCGAGGAGATTCACGACGAACTGCACCGTCGCGGTGAGGAAAAGGCGGAAACGACGGTGCGCCACCACGTGAACGTCTTGAAGGACGCCGAGATGGTTGAGATCGCCCGGCTCGAAGAGGCCGGTGGGGGGACGCGGAAGTACTACAAGTCGAATACGCGTGTCTTTTCGTACGACCTCCCGGAAAGTAGTGCTGACCAACTCGCTTCGGCACAGAACACGACTCGGGAAGAGCTAGCTGCGCTGATCGAGACCCTCGCCGAGCAACACGGAGACGAGATCCAGGCCGTAGCCAAGGAGATGAGGCCGTGTGAATACTGCGAAACCCAGCACTACGAGGAGTTCGTCGTTCGAGAACTGCTTAATCGCGCGCTCATCGACCTGGGCGAAACCGGGGAGCTCGATGATCTCTTATCGACAGTCGAGTGA